From the genome of Ignavibacteriales bacterium, one region includes:
- the fliN gene encoding flagellar motor switch protein FliN, which produces MDNDTNELTDPSNSQEPKDSAVSSSIAQFEEFDDSTRTSGGSNEKLHFLKDLPMNIYIELGRTQMQIKDILELERGYVIELDKLASEPVDVFVNNKKIAEGEVVVIDKHFGIRITSLVDPANRVKDIN; this is translated from the coding sequence ATGGATAACGATACAAACGAACTTACTGATCCTTCCAACTCTCAAGAACCAAAAGACAGTGCGGTTAGTAGTTCAATCGCTCAGTTCGAGGAATTTGATGATTCAACGAGAACTAGCGGCGGCTCTAATGAAAAACTTCACTTCTTAAAAGATCTGCCGATGAATATCTACATCGAACTCGGAAGAACACAGATGCAGATCAAAGATATTCTTGAATTGGAACGCGGATATGTAATTGAACTTGATAAACTTGCCAGCGAGCCGGTGGATGTTTTTGTTAATAATAAAAAAATTGCGGAAGGTGAAGTTGTGGTAATTGATAAACATTTCGGAATAAGAATTACAAGTCTTGTTGATCCCGCAAATAGAGTAAAGGACATCAACTAA
- a CDS encoding flagellar biosynthetic protein FliO, which yields MTFFDIVKSFIPLVLILGLLFGVLVLVRKYSFSLSGKKQRSVNVDVIYNQLILPKKYLSLIRVQDKLLVLGISESSITLLKELDYNSYQDSESQSKDNKPNFVDLFKQNLGMK from the coding sequence ATGACATTTTTTGATATTGTTAAATCGTTCATTCCTTTGGTATTAATTCTAGGATTACTTTTCGGTGTTTTGGTTCTTGTAAGAAAATATTCATTTTCTTTGAGCGGCAAGAAACAGCGCTCGGTAAATGTTGATGTAATATATAACCAATTAATTCTTCCAAAAAAGTATTTATCTCTCATTCGTGTTCAAGACAAACTTCTTGTTCTAGGCATAAGTGAGAGCAGCATTACTTTGTTGAAAGAACTGGATTACAATTCATATCAAGATTCGGAAAGTCAGTCAAAAGATAACAAACCGAACTTCGTAGATCTCTTCAAGCAGAATTTGGGAATGAAATGA